CTGGCCCAGGCGCGCGCCGAACCGCATGAGATCGACGGCCAGACGGTCTATTACTACGTCTGGGGCGACAGCGGCCCGCGCGTGCTGCTGGTGCACGGCTGGGGCGGCGACGCCGCGCAGATGACGGCCTATGTCGAACCGCTGCGCCAGCGCGGCTACCAGGTCGTGGCGATCGACATGCCGGCGCATGGCCGTTCGACCGGCAAGCAGGCGTCGGTGCGCCATTTCGAGCCCTGCGTGGCCCACGCCGCGCAGGCCTGCGGGCCGTTCCACGGCGTGATCGCGCATTCGCTGGGCGCGGCCGCCGTCACCTTCGCCCTGTCGCGCGGCTTCAGCGTCGAGCGCGCGGTGTTCCTGGGCCCGGTCAGCCGCTACGACAGCGTCTGGGAATACTCGCGGCGCATGATGAACCTGCCGCCCAAGGTCATGCCGCTGGTGCTCAAGCGCGCCCAGGACTGGCTCGGCATCACCTTCCCCGAGATGGAGCCGGCCCGGCTGGCGCCGTCCATGAAGACGCCGCTGCTGATCGTCCACGACCGCGGCGATCGCGAAAGCCCCTTCGACGATGCGACCGTGCTGGCGCAGGCCTGGCCGGGCGCCGAACTGGTGGCCACCGAGAAGATGGGGCACACCCGCGCGCTGCGCGATCCTGCCCTGGTGGCGCAGGTGGCGGCCTTCGTCGCGCAATAGCCGGCCGCGCGGCGGGGCGTCCGCGCCGCGCCGGGGCCGGTGCTAGGCGCCTTGTCGTGTGAGCCGACCCTAGGCCAGCGCCATGCTCAGCAGCACCAGCGCCAGCAACGCGACATAGACCCGCGCGTGCAGCCGGTCGGGAATGCGCGGGATCAGCGGCGCCGCCAGCCGGATCCCCGCCAGCGAGCCCAACGCCAGCGCCGCGAAGGCCAGCAGATCGACATAGCCGATGATCCACGGCGCCAGCGGGGCAGGCAGCGCGCGCGCCGCCGCCATGTAGGCCAGCGTGCCGACAATCGCCACCGGCAGCGTCAGCGGATTGGCCATGGCCGCGGCCTTGGCCATCGGCAGGCCGCGGCGGCGCAGCAGCGGCACCGTCATCACGCTGCCGCCCACGCCGAGAAACGTGGCGATGACGCCGATCACCACGCCGCCGCCGACCGTCACGCCCTGGCCCAGCGGCCGCGCCGCGCGCGCTTCGTGCTGCGCCATGAAGCCCTGGCGCAGCAGGCAGTCGAGAATGGTCACGGCCAGGTAGGCGATGAAGGCATAGCGCACCACGTCGCCGCTGGCGCGGGTGGCGGCCCAGGCGCCCAGCAGCGCGCCCGCGCCGATGAAGGCGGCCAGCGGCCAGACGTAGGCCCTCACGATGTTGCCGGCGCGCTGGTGCTTGCGGGTCGCGGCCACCGAGTTGACGATCATCACGCAGGTCGAGGTCGCCACCGCGATGTGCATCGCCGCCTGGCCGATGGCGTCCTGCGCGCCGTGGGTGGCGGTCAGCACGCCGTACAGCACCGGCACCACCACGAAGCCGCCGCCAAAACCGAACAGCACCGTGGTCACGCCGCTCAACGCGCCGAACAGCGCCAATGTCACGTACAGCATTGCATGTGTCCTTTCCGGGGAAAACGCC
The window above is part of the Achromobacter deleyi genome. Proteins encoded here:
- a CDS encoding alpha/beta fold hydrolase; this encodes MTTENKLSAVAAADSGAARKPRKKPFIASVIGAVFGFAGTVAPGATAKVVQKLLFTPARLKPSEPGRTALAQARAEPHEIDGQTVYYYVWGDSGPRVLLVHGWGGDAAQMTAYVEPLRQRGYQVVAIDMPAHGRSTGKQASVRHFEPCVAHAAQACGPFHGVIAHSLGAAAVTFALSRGFSVERAVFLGPVSRYDSVWEYSRRMMNLPPKVMPLVLKRAQDWLGITFPEMEPARLAPSMKTPLLIVHDRGDRESPFDDATVLAQAWPGAELVATEKMGHTRALRDPALVAQVAAFVAQ
- a CDS encoding sulfite exporter TauE/SafE family protein, giving the protein MLYVTLALFGALSGVTTVLFGFGGGFVVVPVLYGVLTATHGAQDAIGQAAMHIAVATSTCVMIVNSVAATRKHQRAGNIVRAYVWPLAAFIGAGALLGAWAATRASGDVVRYAFIAYLAVTILDCLLRQGFMAQHEARAARPLGQGVTVGGGVVIGVIATFLGVGGSVMTVPLLRRRGLPMAKAAAMANPLTLPVAIVGTLAYMAAARALPAPLAPWIIGYVDLLAFAALALGSLAGIRLAAPLIPRIPDRLHARVYVALLALVLLSMALA